A single region of the Hypanus sabinus isolate sHypSab1 chromosome 21, sHypSab1.hap1, whole genome shotgun sequence genome encodes:
- the LOC132379206 gene encoding neuromedin-B-like encodes MTALSSHRMGHLGFFAFLIVFSYLFVSSAVRLDLTEANNVSKIKFNPRGNLWATGHFMGKKSLLDYPDGYDDTLGRLPLTSPEDPKTIGSLLSRRMLEIALAQEAKEKRERYGSEAQETGLITKFIERYGKTTKK; translated from the exons ATGACAGCTCTCTCCAGCCACCGGATGGGTCACCTCGGCTTTTTcgctttcctgattgtgttttCCTACTTGTTCGTGTCCTCCGCGGTCAGACTAGATCTTACAGAAGCCAACAATGTTTCCAAGATCAAATTCAATCCGAGAGGAAACCTCTGGGCCACAG GACACTTTATGGGAAAGAAGAGCCTGTTGGATTATCCAGATGGATATGACGATACTCTGGGACGACTTCCTCTTACCTCCCCCGAAGACCCCAAGACTATCGGGAGCCTGCTGAGCCGGAGGATGCTGGAAATCGCCCTGGCCCAAGAAGCAAAGGAGAAGCGAGAGAGATACGGCTCCGAAGCCCAG GAAACAGGACTAATAACAAAGTTTATTGAGCGATATGGTAAAACTACAAAGAAGTGA